From one Fusobacterium sp. JB019 genomic stretch:
- a CDS encoding 6-phospho-beta-glucosidase: MKKELKIAIIGGGSSYTPEIIEGFINRYKELPIKDLYLVDIEEGKEKLNIVGNLAKRMIEKANININIHLTLNRKKAIKGADFVTTQFRVGLLDARIRDEKIPLKYNCIGQETTGAGGLAKALRTIPIILDICKDIEELSPKAWLINFTNPSGIITETVNKYTNVKCIGLCNVPILMERLCSEALETPMDKIKMDLVGLNHLVWAKDVISNGESRIDDVIKALISGKGYSAKNIPDINWGKELLESLHMIPCPYHRYYYLTNIMLKEEMESAKTIGTRGEVVKKVEKELFELYKNPELKEKPKQLEERGGQYYSEAACDLINAIYNDKGTIHYVNIKNNGTVSCLPNESAIERTCYVDKAGAHPFTCSPLPSKVKGLIQVVNEYETLVVEAGVHGDYGSALQAMLIHPLVESSVAKDLLDEIIRKNIDYLPQFR; the protein is encoded by the coding sequence ATGAAAAAAGAATTAAAAATTGCAATAATAGGAGGAGGTAGTAGCTATACCCCTGAAATTATTGAAGGATTTATAAATAGATATAAAGAACTTCCAATTAAAGATTTATATTTAGTTGATATTGAAGAAGGAAAAGAAAAATTAAATATAGTTGGTAATTTAGCTAAAAGAATGATTGAAAAAGCTAATATAAATATAAATATTCACTTAACTCTAAATAGAAAAAAAGCCATTAAAGGTGCTGACTTTGTTACAACCCAGTTTAGAGTTGGATTACTTGATGCTAGAATTAGAGATGAAAAAATACCTTTAAAATATAATTGCATTGGACAAGAAACCACTGGAGCAGGAGGACTTGCAAAAGCTCTTCGAACTATTCCTATAATCCTTGATATCTGTAAAGATATTGAAGAATTATCTCCTAAAGCTTGGCTTATTAACTTTACAAATCCAAGTGGAATTATAACTGAAACTGTAAATAAATACACTAATGTAAAATGTATTGGACTTTGCAATGTTCCTATTTTAATGGAAAGACTCTGTAGTGAAGCTCTTGAAACTCCTATGGATAAAATAAAAATGGATTTAGTAGGTTTGAATCATTTAGTTTGGGCAAAAGATGTTATTTCAAATGGAGAAAGTAGAATAGACGATGTTATTAAAGCTTTAATTTCTGGTAAAGGATATTCTGCTAAAAATATTCCTGATATTAATTGGGGAAAAGAGTTATTAGAATCTCTTCATATGATTCCTTGCCCTTATCATAGATATTATTATTTAACTAATATTATGTTAAAAGAAGAAATGGAAAGTGCTAAAACAATTGGTACTAGAGGAGAAGTAGTAAAAAAAGTTGAAAAAGAATTATTTGAACTATATAAAAATCCTGAATTAAAAGAAAAACCTAAGCAGTTAGAAGAAAGAGGAGGACAATATTATTCTGAAGCTGCTTGCGATTTGATAAATGCAATTTATAATGATAAAGGAACAATTCATTATGTAAATATAAAAAACAACGGTACTGTCAGTTGCTTACCTAATGAATCAGCAATTGAAAGAACTTGTTATGTTGATAAGGCTGGTGCTCATCCATTTACTTGTTCCCCTCTTCCATCTAAAGTTAAAGGTTTAATTCAAGTTGTAAACGAATATGAAACTTTAGTTGTTGAAGCTGGTGTTCATGGAGATTATGGTAGCGCACTTCAAGCTATGCTAATTCATCCTTTAGTTGAAAGTAGTGTAGCAAAAGATCTTTTAGATGAGATCATTCGGAAGAATATTGATTATCTTCCTCAATTTAGATAA
- a CDS encoding DJ-1/PfpI family protein: protein MKKIIYVYILNAMADWELGYVMSAVSMEINDEYCIKTVACNKNTITTLGGFKIIPDCSVEEIDESNMKALLIPGGDTWGNPEHEEILSRVRGYLEKGILVGAICGATLSLANLGILNEYLHTSNSKEYLKLFSKKYTGEELYKDKLAVRDRNLVTGSSAGSLLWAKEILQYLNVFSNEIIEAWYNYYLTGDPKYYLEMLALSNN, encoded by the coding sequence ATGAAAAAGATAATTTATGTATATATTTTAAATGCTATGGCAGATTGGGAATTAGGTTATGTTATGTCAGCTGTAAGTATGGAGATAAATGATGAATATTGTATAAAAACTGTGGCATGTAATAAGAATACTATTACTACTTTGGGAGGATTTAAAATTATTCCAGATTGTTCAGTAGAAGAAATTGATGAAAGTAATATGAAAGCTCTTCTTATTCCTGGTGGAGATACTTGGGGAAATCCAGAGCACGAAGAGATACTATCAAGGGTTAGAGGGTATTTAGAAAAAGGTATTTTAGTTGGTGCTATTTGTGGCGCAACTCTTTCTTTAGCTAATTTAGGAATATTGAATGAATATTTACATACAAGCAATTCTAAAGAATATTTAAAACTTTTTTCAAAAAAATATACAGGAGAAGAACTTTATAAAGATAAATTAGCCGTAAGAGACAGAAATTTAGTTACAGGAAGTTCAGCTGGTTCTCTATTGTGGGCAAAAGAAATTTTACAATATTTAAATGTTTTTTCAAATGAAATAATAGAAGCTTGGTATAATTATTATTTAACAGGAGATCCTAAGTACTATTTAGAAATGTTAGCTCTATCAAATAATTAA
- a CDS encoding M20 family metallopeptidase has protein sequence MDDFYIKVRSDLHKIPEIAFSEHKTAAYIRNFLDELNIEYIEIGTSTLAVFKGKKDIWVGFRGDIDALPITELGDKEYKSQYKGMMHACGHDGHTTNLLYTAKWLQEQIKNGKTLNKSIMLIFQAAEEGRGGAQVVAQSEFFQSKKFEGLFALHVAPDIDQGKIGCICGPISFQNINFDIRIIGKGTHGAQPHKGIDSIYIGAKLIEAYQLLVAREIDPIEPMVLTIGSFKAGEVRNVIPEKVEILGTIRFANTGLIDFLEKRVKEINAGFEKAYGIKIEMMFKAFYPPVINEKKFFDILKEIIPKEKFVDNSRLTGSEDFSFYLQEGNKGLLFLLGIKTEKFNSALHTPTFDMDPRALKLGFKIFKEIMLKLEVFK, from the coding sequence ATGGATGATTTTTATATTAAAGTAAGAAGTGATTTGCATAAAATTCCAGAAATTGCATTTAGTGAACACAAAACAGCTGCATATATTAGAAATTTTTTAGATGAATTAAATATTGAATATATTGAAATAGGAACTAGTACCCTTGCTGTTTTTAAAGGAAAAAAAGATATTTGGGTAGGGTTTAGAGGAGATATAGATGCTCTTCCAATTACAGAATTAGGAGATAAAGAATATAAGTCTCAGTATAAGGGAATGATGCATGCTTGTGGTCATGATGGACATACTACAAATTTACTTTATACAGCAAAATGGTTACAAGAACAAATTAAGAATGGAAAAACTTTGAATAAATCAATAATGTTAATATTTCAAGCAGCAGAAGAAGGAAGAGGAGGAGCTCAAGTAGTAGCTCAGTCAGAATTCTTTCAGTCTAAAAAATTTGAAGGATTATTTGCATTACACGTTGCTCCTGATATAGATCAAGGGAAAATTGGTTGTATTTGTGGACCAATATCTTTTCAGAATATAAATTTCGATATAAGAATTATAGGAAAGGGAACTCATGGAGCTCAGCCTCATAAGGGGATAGATTCAATATATATTGGAGCTAAATTAATAGAAGCTTATCAATTATTAGTTGCAAGAGAAATAGATCCAATAGAGCCAATGGTTTTAACAATTGGAAGTTTTAAAGCAGGAGAAGTTAGAAATGTTATTCCTGAAAAAGTTGAAATTTTAGGAACAATTAGATTTGCTAATACAGGATTAATAGATTTTTTAGAAAAAAGAGTTAAAGAAATAAATGCTGGTTTTGAAAAAGCTTATGGAATAAAAATAGAGATGATGTTTAAGGCTTTTTATCCACCTGTAATTAATGAAAAAAAATTCTTTGATATTTTAAAAGAAATAATTCCAAAAGAAAAATTTGTAGATAATTCTAGATTAACAGGTTCAGAAGATTTTTCTTTCTATCTTCAAGAGGGGAATAAGGGATTATTATTTTTATTAGGAATAAAGACAGAAAAATTTAATTCTGCTTTACATACACCAACATTTGATATGGATCCAAGAGCTTTGAAATTAGGTTTTAAAATATTTAAAGAAATAATGTTAAAGTTAGAGGTCTTTAAGTAA
- a CDS encoding amidohydrolase gives MKFSEIEEVIDSYIEEVICFRRDLHEYPELGGKEKRTPLKVLEALRRLPLEIKENVGANGIVANLFGNEKTGNKKTILIRGDMDALPIQEENNLTFISKNKGVMHACGHDMHTSMVLGTAMVLSKFKDKLKGNVKFMFQPAEECSPTGGSRGMMDAGLLINPSVDEAYALHVYNSPVGSISFRPGVANAKSDAIQIHIKGKSSHGSMPSQGRDAIVTAANIIMAIQTIVSRNLESGENAVVTIGKMSGGNRYNVIADYVILEGTVRVFSDESALIIKKRLHKLVNDICSAYGCEGKLIYKDGYDFMYNDLELSKEVINSLTPLIGRENIEIQKTPSPGGEDFSFITKKVPSVFMWIGTESNINEGKCILHNPNFIADEATLKEGIKIFTKIILDRFKNLED, from the coding sequence ATGAAATTTTCTGAAATAGAAGAAGTGATAGATAGTTATATTGAAGAAGTAATTTGTTTTAGAAGAGATTTACATGAATATCCTGAGCTTGGAGGGAAAGAAAAAAGAACTCCTTTGAAAGTTTTGGAAGCCTTAAGAAGGTTACCTTTAGAAATAAAAGAAAATGTTGGAGCGAACGGTATCGTAGCCAATTTATTTGGAAATGAAAAAACCGGAAATAAGAAAACTATACTTATTAGGGGAGATATGGATGCGTTGCCTATTCAAGAAGAAAATAATTTGACTTTTATTTCAAAAAATAAGGGAGTTATGCATGCTTGTGGCCATGATATGCATACTTCAATGGTACTTGGAACGGCAATGGTTCTTTCAAAATTTAAAGACAAATTAAAAGGTAATGTTAAATTTATGTTTCAACCTGCAGAAGAATGCTCTCCAACTGGAGGAAGTAGAGGGATGATGGATGCAGGGCTGTTAATAAATCCTAGTGTTGATGAAGCTTATGCTTTGCACGTATATAATAGTCCTGTGGGAAGTATTTCTTTTAGACCTGGAGTCGCAAATGCAAAATCAGATGCAATTCAGATTCATATAAAGGGAAAAAGTAGTCATGGATCTATGCCATCTCAAGGTAGAGATGCTATTGTAACAGCAGCTAATATTATTATGGCAATTCAAACTATAGTTAGTAGAAATTTAGAGTCAGGAGAAAATGCAGTTGTTACAATTGGAAAAATGTCAGGTGGAAATAGGTATAATGTGATAGCTGATTATGTTATACTAGAAGGGACAGTAAGAGTTTTTAGTGATGAATCAGCATTAATTATAAAAAAGAGATTACACAAACTTGTTAATGATATTTGTTCTGCTTATGGATGTGAGGGTAAATTAATTTATAAAGATGGGTATGATTTTATGTATAATGATTTAGAACTTTCAAAAGAGGTTATAAATTCACTTACTCCATTAATAGGAAGGGAAAATATTGAAATACAAAAGACTCCTTCTCCAGGAGGAGAAGATTTTTCTTTTATAACTAAAAAAGTTCCTTCTGTATTTATGTGGATTGGAACAGAGTCAAACATTAATGAAGGAAAATGCATTCTTCATAATCCTAATTTTATAGCTGACGAGGCTACTTTAAAAGAAGGAATAAAAATTTTTACTAAAATAATATTAGATAGATTTAAAAATTTAGAAGATTAG
- a CDS encoding AbgT family transporter, whose product MGVTLKKKHSFLDWVEKTGNRIPHPFILFSILTLSVIIISAICNVIGLEILDPVSGKMIGIKNLLSSEGILFILKNLIKNFTGFAPLGLVLVMTLGIGLAEKVGFVSSLMRNTILNSSPKIITFMIMMIGICGNIASDAAIVVIPVISAFIFLSLNKHPLAGIAIGYAATTAGFSANLIIAGTDALLSGISTEAVHIVNPNMSVSVVSNWYFMIVSTFLLAIVGTFVSEKIIEPRLGEYKGSKKIEQEEVSPLEKKGLRVAGILSLAYIVLIGIAVYPKNSFFRNPVTHSLLRSPFLKSIIPLLLVLFLICGISYGVIVGKIKSSGDVPRYMGLAIKDMSSYIVLVFMIGQFIAFFKWSNMGYVIAVAGANFLKSMNISGVPLFIAFILLSAFINLFIGSGSAKWALLAPIFIPMFYFLGYNPALTQVLYRVGDSTTNIISPLFPYMPIILALAQEYDEESGMGTMISLMLPYSIGMLIMWVILAIVWFSLNIPLGPGVTMFI is encoded by the coding sequence ATGGGAGTAACACTGAAAAAGAAGCATAGTTTTTTAGATTGGGTAGAAAAGACAGGGAATAGAATTCCTCATCCTTTTATATTGTTTAGCATTTTAACACTTAGTGTAATTATTATTTCAGCTATTTGCAATGTAATTGGATTAGAAATATTAGATCCAGTTAGTGGAAAAATGATAGGAATTAAGAATTTACTTTCAAGTGAAGGAATTCTTTTTATTTTGAAAAATTTAATTAAAAACTTTACTGGATTTGCACCACTTGGTTTAGTTTTAGTTATGACTTTAGGTATTGGACTTGCTGAAAAAGTTGGCTTTGTATCTTCTCTTATGAGAAATACCATCTTAAATAGTTCTCCTAAAATTATAACTTTTATGATTATGATGATAGGAATTTGTGGAAATATAGCGTCAGATGCTGCCATAGTTGTAATTCCAGTGATATCAGCATTTATATTTTTATCTTTAAATAAGCATCCATTAGCAGGGATTGCAATAGGTTATGCTGCAACAACAGCTGGTTTTAGTGCTAACTTAATAATTGCTGGAACAGATGCCTTATTATCAGGAATTTCAACAGAAGCAGTTCATATAGTTAATCCTAATATGTCTGTATCAGTAGTTTCTAACTGGTATTTTATGATAGTTTCTACTTTTTTATTAGCGATTGTAGGTACTTTTGTTTCTGAAAAAATTATTGAGCCAAGATTAGGAGAATATAAAGGAAGTAAAAAAATAGAACAAGAAGAAGTAAGTCCTTTAGAAAAGAAAGGATTAAGAGTTGCAGGAATATTATCTCTTGCTTATATAGTTCTTATAGGAATAGCAGTTTATCCTAAAAATAGTTTTTTTAGAAATCCAGTAACTCATTCTTTATTAAGATCACCATTTTTAAAATCAATCATACCATTACTTTTAGTGTTATTTTTGATTTGTGGTATTTCTTATGGTGTTATTGTTGGGAAAATTAAATCATCTGGAGATGTTCCAAGATATATGGGATTAGCTATAAAAGATATGTCTTCTTATATAGTTTTAGTATTTATGATTGGTCAATTTATAGCATTTTTTAAATGGAGCAATATGGGATATGTTATTGCTGTTGCAGGAGCAAATTTTTTAAAAAGTATGAATATTAGTGGAGTTCCTTTATTTATAGCTTTTATTCTTTTATCAGCATTTATAAATTTGTTTATAGGAAGTGGATCTGCAAAGTGGGCATTATTAGCTCCTATATTTATTCCGATGTTTTATTTCTTAGGATATAATCCAGCATTAACACAAGTTTTGTATAGAGTTGGAGATTCTACAACAAATATTATATCGCCATTATTTCCTTATATGCCTATAATATTAGCTTTAGCTCAAGAATATGATGAAGAATCAGGAATGGGAACTATGATATCTTTAATGCTTCCTTATTCAATAGGAATGTTAATTATGTGGGTTATTTTAGCCATTGTTTGGTTTAGTTTAAATATTCCATTAGGACCAGGAGTAACAATGTTTATTTAG
- the pcp gene encoding pyroglutamyl-peptidase I, whose product MKILVTGFDPFEKESINPAWEGVKLLPSRINEAEIFKLQIPTIFNESIKVLLDGIEKYKPEIVLCIGQAGGRFDITVERIAINLNDARIKDNKGNQPIDSKIYEYGDNAYFSSLPIKAIVEYIKNENIPASISNSAGTFVCNHLMYGLLYNIDKYSVTKKGGFIHVPYIPKQVLDKPNTPSMDLNLIVKGLEAAIRGIIENDQDIKITGGKEF is encoded by the coding sequence ATGAAAATATTAGTTACTGGATTTGATCCTTTTGAAAAAGAATCTATTAATCCTGCTTGGGAAGGAGTTAAATTACTTCCTTCAAGAATCAATGAAGCTGAAATTTTTAAGTTACAAATTCCAACAATTTTTAACGAGTCCATAAAAGTCCTTTTAGATGGAATTGAAAAATATAAACCTGAAATTGTTCTTTGCATTGGACAAGCAGGAGGAAGATTTGATATCACTGTAGAAAGAATAGCTATTAATTTAAATGATGCGAGAATTAAAGACAATAAAGGAAATCAACCTATTGATAGTAAAATATATGAATATGGAGATAATGCCTATTTCTCCTCTCTTCCTATTAAAGCTATTGTAGAATATATAAAAAATGAAAATATTCCTGCTTCTATATCTAATTCTGCTGGAACTTTTGTATGTAACCATCTTATGTATGGATTATTATACAATATAGATAAATATTCTGTAACTAAAAAAGGAGGATTTATACATGTTCCTTATATTCCAAAACAAGTTTTAGATAAACCTAATACTCCTTCTATGGATCTTAATCTAATAGTTAAAGGACTAGAAGCTGCCATTAGAGGAATTATTGAAAATGATCAAGATATAAAAATAACAGGCGGAAAAGAATTTTAA